Proteins encoded in a region of the Campylobacter geochelonis genome:
- a CDS encoding metal ABC transporter ATP-binding protein, whose translation MSEISVENLNFGYDENLVLKDINFEYKKSDFLSIIGPNGGGKSTLLKLLLGILTPHSGSIKVYGKNPTEISSSLGYVPQHIPLNLSFPISVLEVVLMGQIGKKLFGFYDKADKEKAMNALELVGMQEFKNRRISALSGGQRQRIYIARALCSDAKILLLDEPTASIDVRGQAEIYELLKELNFKGTGVIMISHDTNIAINFATKIAYINKTLVMHDIDNRKKDDFLSHFLKEHNSHFCDVELVLKECSCKK comes from the coding sequence ATGAGCGAAATTTCAGTAGAAAATTTAAACTTTGGTTATGATGAGAATCTTGTCTTAAAAGATATAAATTTTGAGTATAAAAAAAGTGATTTTTTATCTATCATAGGTCCAAATGGTGGCGGAAAAAGTACGCTTTTAAAGTTGCTTTTAGGAATTTTAACGCCACATTCTGGAAGCATTAAAGTTTATGGCAAAAACCCTACTGAAATTTCCTCATCTCTTGGATATGTACCTCAACATATCCCTTTAAATTTAAGCTTTCCCATTAGCGTGCTAGAAGTCGTTTTAATGGGTCAAATCGGCAAAAAACTCTTTGGATTTTACGATAAAGCTGACAAAGAAAAAGCCATGAACGCCCTTGAGTTAGTTGGTATGCAAGAGTTTAAAAATCGCCGAATAAGTGCGCTAAGTGGCGGACAAAGACAGCGAATTTACATCGCAAGAGCGCTATGCAGTGACGCAAAAATTCTACTTCTTGATGAACCAACAGCTAGTATTGATGTAAGAGGACAAGCTGAAATTTACGAACTTTTAAAAGAATTAAATTTCAAAGGAACTGGCGTTATAATGATAAGCCACGATACAAATATCGCCATAAATTTTGCTACTAAAATAGCATATATAAACAAAACTTTAGTTATGCATGATATCGATAACAGAAAAAAAGATGACTTTTTATCCCACTTTTTAAAAGAACACAACTCCCATTTTTGCGATGTTGAGCTAGTTTTAAAGGAGTGTTCATGCAAGAAATGA
- a CDS encoding metal ABC transporter solute-binding protein, Zn/Mn family, whose protein sequence is MKKTIFTLLLAALALYAKPVVTTTILPTKFFVQQIAGDTLEVDALVEAGADPHTYEPKPSQMKNVEKSDLHFAVGLEFDEIWLPKLQKQFPNLVVINTQDGITKIPMAAHHHHDEEHADHDHEADHEHHEHADHDGEHEHHEHHEHEGHHHHEGMLDPHVWLDPQLVKIQVQNITNALVKKYPENKALYEQNSAKFISKLDEFDKSTKDKLKDIKNRKFMVYHPSWGYFAKRYDLVQIPVEIEGKEPKPADLKELIHEAKEEKISVIFIAPQFSKKAAKTVAKESGAVVVEINQLPENWLAEMQKTVDVFAKYLK, encoded by the coding sequence ATGAAAAAAACTATTTTCACACTTTTATTGGCTGCTTTGGCACTTTATGCAAAGCCAGTTGTAACTACAACTATACTGCCTACGAAATTTTTTGTTCAGCAGATAGCTGGTGATACTTTAGAAGTAGATGCACTTGTTGAAGCAGGCGCTGATCCCCACACTTACGAGCCAAAACCATCACAAATGAAAAATGTAGAAAAAAGCGACCTACACTTTGCAGTTGGACTTGAATTTGATGAAATTTGGTTGCCAAAACTACAAAAACAGTTTCCAAATTTAGTCGTTATCAACACTCAAGATGGTATCACAAAAATACCTATGGCAGCACATCATCATCACGATGAAGAGCATGCAGATCATGACCACGAAGCAGATCACGAACATCATGAGCATGCAGACCATGATGGCGAGCATGAGCATCACGAACATCACGAGCACGAAGGACATCACCATCACGAAGGTATGCTTGACCCACACGTTTGGTTAGATCCACAACTTGTAAAAATTCAAGTTCAAAACATAACAAACGCACTTGTTAAAAAATATCCAGAAAATAAAGCTTTATATGAGCAAAATTCTGCTAAATTTATAAGTAAACTTGATGAGTTTGATAAGAGCACAAAAGATAAGCTAAAAGATATCAAAAATCGTAAATTTATGGTCTATCATCCATCTTGGGGATACTTTGCAAAACGATATGATTTAGTTCAAATTCCGGTTGAGATAGAGGGAAAAGAGCCTAAACCAGCAGATTTGAAAGAGCTAATTCACGAAGCAAAAGAGGAGAAAATCTCTGTTATTTTTATAGCTCCTCAGTTTTCTAAAAAAGCAGCCAAAACTGTCGCAAAAGAAAGTGGCGCTGTTGTTGTCGAGATAAATCAACTTCCAGAAAACTGGCTTGCTGAGATGCAAAAAACTGTTGATGTGTTTGCAAAATATCTTAAATAA
- a CDS encoding Fur family transcriptional regulator: MNFKDFLEEQGIAFTAFRERLMEILTSAQKPISYDELVQLTSANKTTVYRNLALFEEKGIVISSENNRKNYYELAHHAKAYFVCEKCHKMEEISMPNLDKKHIKSVVVKGTCDECL, encoded by the coding sequence ATGAATTTTAAAGATTTTTTAGAAGAGCAGGGCATAGCTTTCACGGCATTTAGAGAGCGGTTAATGGAGATTTTAACTAGCGCGCAAAAGCCTATTAGCTATGATGAGTTAGTCCAGCTTACAAGCGCGAACAAAACGACAGTTTATCGAAACCTAGCGCTTTTTGAAGAAAAAGGCATTGTGATTTCTAGTGAGAATAACAGAAAAAACTACTATGAGTTAGCTCATCACGCAAAGGCGTATTTTGTCTGCGAAAAATGCCATAAAATGGAGGAAATTTCTATGCCAAATTTAGATAAAAAGCATATAAAAAGCGTTGTTGTAAAGGGAACTTGCGATGAATGTTTATAA
- a CDS encoding class I SAM-dependent methyltransferase: protein MNVYNSAWDKKSKKYNKFDGNLSPFQKEFFEILAKFGIEFKDKTLVDIGCGTGVYSLFLAGICKSVLGVDGSSGMLEELAKKANEFEIKNIRTIHANFDEFCTDESFDIAFLTMSPALKNEVDFKKFISLATKRIYLNWEKPRHSSMLEPFFAKFGKSGWENVTKTLKNYLEDKNIAYKTEILDEKRVACRTFDEAYENVLWHLQINGFEYDKIEIRAMLEKQCDNGVVKDEIISQMRVLVF from the coding sequence ATGAATGTTTATAACAGCGCGTGGGATAAAAAGTCTAAAAAATATAATAAATTTGATGGAAATTTAAGTCCTTTTCAAAAGGAATTTTTTGAAATTTTGGCTAAATTTGGTATTGAATTTAAAGATAAAACTCTCGTTGATATCGGTTGTGGAACGGGCGTTTACTCGCTTTTTTTGGCTGGAATTTGCAAAAGCGTTTTAGGAGTTGATGGCTCATCTGGAATGCTAGAAGAATTAGCAAAAAAAGCTAATGAGTTTGAGATAAAAAACATTAGAACAATACACGCAAATTTTGATGAGTTTTGCACTGATGAGAGCTTTGATATCGCGTTTTTAACGATGAGTCCAGCGCTTAAAAATGAGGTTGATTTTAAAAAATTTATAAGCCTAGCCACGAAGCGAATCTATCTAAACTGGGAAAAACCGCGCCACTCATCTATGCTTGAGCCGTTTTTTGCTAAATTTGGTAAAAGTGGCTGGGAAAATGTAACAAAAACTTTAAAAAACTATCTTGAAGATAAAAATATCGCGTATAAAACAGAAATTTTAGATGAGAAACGAGTCGCTTGTCGCACTTTTGATGAGGCGTATGAAAATGTGCTTTGGCATTTGCAAATAAATGGCTTTGAATATGATAAAATCGAGATTAGAGCTATGCTTGAAAAGCAGTGTGACAATGGCGTGGTAAAAGATGAGATTATCTCACAGATGAGGGTTTTGGTTTTTTAA
- a CDS encoding EexN family lipoprotein translates to MKNVIIASLAVGVVLFLSGCGEEPKTVEYFMQHPDEADKIAFGKCQQQGSLSKNEIQECNNAGDAIGKLMVKKSNEALKKSQDEIKETLEKNK, encoded by the coding sequence ATGAAAAATGTAATCATAGCTAGTTTAGCAGTTGGAGTAGTTTTGTTTCTTAGCGGTTGTGGCGAGGAGCCAAAAACGGTTGAGTATTTTATGCAACACCCAGATGAAGCAGATAAAATAGCTTTTGGTAAATGTCAGCAACAAGGAAGTTTATCAAAAAATGAAATTCAAGAATGCAACAACGCAGGCGATGCAATTGGAAAATTAATGGTTAAAAAATCAAACGAAGCTTTGAAAAAGAGTCAAGATGAAATCAAAGAAACATTAGAAAAAAACAAATAA